A DNA window from Helianthus annuus cultivar XRQ/B chromosome 15, HanXRQr2.0-SUNRISE, whole genome shotgun sequence contains the following coding sequences:
- the LOC110911147 gene encoding NAC domain-containing protein 2, which translates to MMTCGGLELPPGFRFHPTDDELVMHYLCRKCASQSIAVPIIAEIDLYKFDPWQLPDMALYGEKEWYFFSPRDRKYPNGSRPNRAAGTGYWKATGADKPIGKPKAVGIKKALVFYAGKAPRGVKTNWIMHEYRLANVDRSAGKRNNNLRLDDWVLCRIYNKKGTLEKHHVTDDHGFDMETETKPNITQNTATQVVHPPPSSDVAHHVMKDVFHFETSESIPTLHTDSSPEQEVQSDPNGNEFPFSYVDPFQNDDFTPQSQYYNDYQLSPFQDMFMYNAKPF; encoded by the exons ATGATGACGTGTGGCGGTTTGGAGTTGCCGCCGGGGTTCCGGTTTCATCCGACGGATGATGAGCTGGTTATGCATTACTTGTGCCGGAAATGTGCGTCTCAGAGTATTGCTGTTCCGATTATTGCTGAAATTGATCTTTATAAGTTCGATCCATGGCAGCTTCCTG ATATGGCGTTATATGGAGAAAAGGAGTGGTACTTCTTCTCACCTAGAGACAGGAAATATCCAAACGGATCACGACCGAACAGAGCTGCCGGAACTGGTTATTGGAAGGCTACCGGTGCCGATAAACCTATCGGAAAACCAAAAGCGGTTGGAATCAAGAAGGCATTGGTGTTTTACGCGGGGAAAGCTCCGCGAGGGGTGAAAACGAATTGGATAATGCACGAATACCGCCTTGCTAACGTCGATCGATCAGCTGGCAAACGGAACAACAATCTTAGG TTAGATGATTGGGTGTTATGTCGAATTTATAACAAGAAAGGTACACTTGAGAAGCACCATGTGACCGATGATCATGGTTTCGACATGGAAACCGAAACGAAACCAAATATTACACAAAATACAGCTACGCAGGTGGTACATCCGCCACCATCATCGGATGTAGCCCATCATGTCATGAAAGATGTATTTCATTTTGAAACGTCGGAATCAATTCCGACGTTACATACGGATTCAAGTCCCGAACAAGAGGTCCAAAGTGACCCCAACGGGAATGAGTTCCCATTTAGTTATGTAGATCCGTTTCAGAATGACGATTTTACCCCGCAATCGCAGTATTATAACGATTATCAACTCTCACCGTTTCAAGACATGTTTATGTACAACGCGAAGCCCTTTTAG